A single window of Mycolicibacterium madagascariense DNA harbors:
- a CDS encoding flavin reductase family protein, with product MGTDVKYDPASQPCPLPYSPFKSCTVPRPIGWLSSVSADGVENLAPYSQWQNLTFDPPMVMFAANQYPDGRRKDTVVNAEETGWFVWNMATWDLREAVNTSAMALPSQESEFDRINVTRSYADLSGVPMVAESPCHFECRYLSTQRLRGNSPVGTIDVVFAQVERIHVDESVLTTDGKLDIPRIKPIARMGYYDYAVVTETFEMRIPGASEAAAAGLEGAAN from the coding sequence ATGGGAACCGATGTGAAATACGATCCGGCCAGCCAACCGTGCCCTCTGCCGTATTCGCCGTTCAAGAGTTGCACCGTGCCGAGGCCGATCGGCTGGCTGTCCAGTGTCAGCGCCGACGGCGTGGAGAATCTGGCGCCCTACAGCCAGTGGCAGAACCTGACCTTCGACCCTCCAATGGTCATGTTCGCCGCAAACCAATATCCCGATGGTCGCCGCAAGGACACGGTCGTCAATGCCGAGGAAACCGGCTGGTTCGTCTGGAACATGGCGACATGGGATTTGCGCGAGGCGGTCAACACCAGCGCGATGGCGCTGCCATCGCAGGAGAGTGAGTTCGACCGGATCAACGTGACCCGCAGCTATGCCGACCTCAGTGGAGTTCCGATGGTCGCCGAGAGCCCGTGCCACTTCGAGTGTCGCTACCTGTCCACTCAGCGGCTGCGGGGCAACTCGCCCGTGGGAACCATCGACGTGGTGTTCGCCCAAGTCGAGCGCATCCACGTCGACGAGTCCGTCCTCACCACTGATGGCAAGCTCGACATCCCACGCATCAAGCCAATTGCTCGGATGGGATATTACGACTACGCGGTGGTCACCGAGACCTTCGAAATGCGCATTCCCGGCGCCAGTGAGGCCGCGGCGGCCGGCCTGGAAGGCGCGGCGAACTGA
- a CDS encoding TetR/AcrR family transcriptional regulator → MITRKGQATRDRIVVAAAGLMYQQGVAGTSAEDLQAAAGVSASQIYHYFGDKHALTCAVIKHWSDTIVGFHEPLLARLDDIDALRSWADVIVETARANDFRGGCPLGSLANELADCDEVARDDVVVGYRRWRGAIRDGLFAMKIRGALIEGADVDRLALALLTALQGGLLVSKALRDAEPLSTGLHTTIDHIASFATPDTA, encoded by the coding sequence GTGATCACGCGCAAGGGGCAGGCCACGCGCGACCGCATCGTGGTCGCCGCCGCGGGCCTGATGTATCAGCAGGGGGTGGCGGGTACCAGTGCCGAGGACCTGCAGGCCGCCGCCGGGGTGAGCGCATCGCAGATCTACCACTACTTCGGGGACAAGCACGCCCTCACCTGCGCAGTCATCAAGCACTGGAGCGACACGATCGTCGGGTTTCACGAACCCCTGCTGGCGCGCCTCGATGACATCGACGCGTTGCGAAGCTGGGCCGACGTCATCGTGGAAACGGCGCGCGCCAACGACTTTCGGGGCGGCTGTCCATTGGGATCGTTGGCCAACGAGCTCGCCGACTGTGACGAGGTGGCTCGAGACGACGTCGTGGTGGGCTATCGCCGCTGGCGGGGAGCCATCCGGGACGGCTTGTTCGCGATGAAGATTCGCGGCGCACTCATCGAGGGCGCCGACGTCGATCGGTTGGCCTTGGCGCTGCTGACCGCCCTGCAGGGCGGCCTGTTGGTGTCCAAGGCGTTGCGCGACGCCGAGCCCCTATCGACCGGATTGCACACCACCATCGATCACATTGCCTCCTTCGCCACTCCGGACACCGCCTAG
- a CDS encoding D-glutamate cyclase family protein yields MNSLTDAVPRTVRELNRLNRLNRNTSGMCRGYVQANVIMLPNTDAFDFLRFCVQNAAACPVLEVTAPGQWEPVLTAPGSDLRTDVGRYEVHRDGVRTEVRTDVCDVVDDHMCSFLLGCSYTFEHVLVEARIPMRHQEQRIDGAPMFRTNRSCVPAGRFHGELVVTMRPIPHNRISETVRLTAAHPEAHGAPVSVGCPEALGIMDLNRPDWGSPVALSPGDVPVFWACGVTATNILRNAQLAYAITHSSGFMFITDVEVTP; encoded by the coding sequence ATGAATTCCCTGACCGACGCAGTACCGCGAACTGTCCGTGAACTAAACCGGTTGAATCGCCTGAACCGCAACACCTCGGGCATGTGTCGCGGTTACGTCCAGGCGAACGTGATAATGCTCCCCAACACCGATGCGTTCGACTTCCTGAGGTTCTGCGTCCAGAACGCTGCGGCTTGCCCCGTCCTTGAAGTCACCGCCCCTGGTCAGTGGGAGCCTGTGTTGACTGCCCCTGGATCGGATTTACGAACTGACGTTGGTCGCTACGAGGTGCACCGAGACGGCGTTCGAACGGAGGTTCGGACCGATGTTTGCGACGTTGTCGATGACCACATGTGTTCTTTTCTGCTTGGCTGCAGTTACACCTTCGAACATGTTCTCGTCGAAGCGCGGATTCCCATGCGCCACCAGGAGCAGCGCATAGACGGCGCCCCTATGTTCCGCACCAATCGTAGTTGCGTACCGGCCGGACGGTTCCACGGCGAACTTGTGGTGACGATGCGTCCGATCCCGCACAATCGCATCTCGGAGACGGTCCGGCTCACCGCGGCCCACCCGGAGGCGCACGGAGCGCCCGTCTCCGTCGGCTGTCCAGAGGCTCTTGGCATCATGGACTTGAACCGGCCGGACTGGGGAAGCCCGGTAGCTCTCAGCCCCGGTGATGTACCAGTGTTCTGGGCGTGCGGCGTCACGGCAACAAATATCTTGCGGAACGCCCAACTTGCTTATGCCATAACCCATTCAAGCGGGTTCATGTTCATCACCGACGTCGAGGTCACGCCATGA
- a CDS encoding DUF1772 domain-containing protein, with translation MNLEALIRVTAILTVLGTGVVYGTDVFCAMVLRPALARVDDHTLVTVTGHIHRFGDRRMPIPGVLGILAAGVSTIAAVAAGDDVQAIAAGTALIALLIWLVVYTRLSAPINRELTAAAESGRTLPNGRALQARWDAVINARAALQGLAVAASCLVLLT, from the coding sequence ATGAACCTCGAAGCACTCATCAGGGTCACCGCGATACTCACGGTGCTCGGCACCGGCGTGGTGTACGGCACCGACGTGTTCTGCGCGATGGTGCTTCGTCCCGCCCTGGCCCGCGTCGATGACCACACCTTGGTCACCGTGACTGGTCACATTCACCGCTTCGGGGATCGCCGCATGCCGATCCCCGGGGTGCTCGGCATCCTGGCCGCCGGCGTGAGCACGATCGCGGCCGTCGCAGCCGGCGACGACGTGCAGGCCATCGCGGCCGGCACCGCACTGATCGCGTTGCTGATCTGGCTCGTCGTCTACACCCGGCTCAGCGCGCCCATTAACCGGGAACTGACTGCGGCCGCTGAAAGCGGCCGAACGTTGCCCAACGGCCGGGCCCTGCAGGCGCGATGGGATGCGGTCATCAACGCCCGCGCTGCGCTGCAGGGGCTTGCCGTGGCCGCCTCCTGCCTGGTCTTGCTGACCTGA
- a CDS encoding TetR/AcrR family transcriptional regulator, giving the protein MTRAGLSASTSSPDAGSTREAILRTAAVVFLAHGYEQSSMDQIALEAGVARRTVYNQFGSKKALFDATMAQMWERMPLDAITADTTSSTPPEEVLYSIGRTIANFWAPPEAVAFMRLVMWESSKFPELGESFLDNGRDPARRRVTEYVRRLGGDAGFRIDDPDLATAQFIDVILGQVLLGRLVASSNSAVDDERRDYVVREAVALFLARYRVPS; this is encoded by the coding sequence ATGACTCGAGCTGGTCTGAGCGCGTCGACTTCCTCGCCCGACGCGGGATCGACCCGCGAGGCCATCTTGCGCACCGCCGCCGTCGTCTTCCTCGCTCACGGTTACGAGCAATCCAGCATGGACCAGATCGCCCTGGAGGCCGGGGTGGCCCGTCGAACGGTGTACAACCAATTCGGTTCCAAGAAAGCGCTTTTCGACGCCACGATGGCCCAGATGTGGGAACGGATGCCGCTGGACGCCATCACCGCCGACACCACCTCGTCGACACCGCCCGAGGAAGTCCTCTACTCGATCGGCCGCACGATCGCGAACTTCTGGGCGCCACCCGAGGCGGTGGCGTTCATGCGTTTGGTGATGTGGGAGAGTTCGAAATTCCCGGAACTCGGCGAGAGCTTCCTGGACAACGGCAGGGACCCGGCTCGGCGCAGGGTCACGGAGTACGTGCGCCGGCTCGGGGGCGACGCCGGTTTTCGCATCGACGATCCCGATCTCGCGACCGCACAGTTCATCGACGTCATTCTCGGGCAGGTCTTGCTGGGCCGATTGGTCGCCTCCTCGAACTCTGCCGTCGACGACGAGCGTCGTGACTACGTAGTGCGCGAGGCGGTAGCACTCTTCCTCGCTCGGTACCGCGTTCCCT
- a CDS encoding PLD nuclease N-terminal domain-containing protein: MVILAGVTAVIWVWAISDVIAFDFRLRPETKDRWIGTVMLIPVIGALAWLLRGRPTHADSKAPGRRLRSDPLICVVDQARTGSNAPRPWWNT, encoded by the coding sequence ATGGTGATCCTGGCGGGTGTGACGGCAGTCATATGGGTATGGGCAATCAGCGACGTAATAGCTTTCGATTTCCGGTTGCGACCCGAGACGAAGGACAGGTGGATTGGCACCGTCATGCTGATCCCGGTTATCGGTGCGCTGGCCTGGCTACTGCGCGGCCGCCCTACGCACGCTGATTCGAAGGCACCCGGTCGAAGGCTCCGCTCCGACCCACTCATCTGCGTCGTGGACCAAGCTCGGACGGGCTCCAATGCCCCACGACCATGGTGGAATACGTGA
- a CDS encoding flavin reductase family protein, whose amino-acid sequence MTQPSSPYADDADPFQDAEHSSADELRNLMRFFFTGVAVITVTDDDGSLRGMTCTSLTSVTLEPPTLLACLRSSSSTLQAILTGTRFAVNVLHNRAAQTAALFGSSASRRVADDAARPSPKLGQPWLHEDSAAMAECRLLSTSVVGTHTVVFGHVTSVEIGDVASPLVYGQRRYHRLLER is encoded by the coding sequence GTGACTCAGCCGTCATCCCCGTATGCCGACGACGCCGACCCGTTTCAGGACGCCGAACATAGCTCTGCCGACGAACTTCGCAACCTAATGCGCTTCTTCTTTACGGGTGTCGCAGTGATCACGGTTACTGATGACGATGGGTCACTCCGGGGCATGACCTGCACATCGCTGACCAGCGTAACCCTGGAGCCACCAACGCTGTTGGCGTGTCTGAGGTCATCTAGCAGCACACTGCAAGCAATTCTGACGGGCACGCGGTTTGCCGTCAACGTCCTGCATAATCGGGCGGCGCAAACAGCGGCACTGTTTGGCTCCTCAGCCTCGAGACGAGTTGCGGACGACGCGGCCAGGCCTTCTCCTAAGCTCGGCCAGCCGTGGCTGCACGAAGATTCGGCGGCAATGGCCGAGTGTCGTCTCTTGTCAACATCAGTCGTGGGAACACACACGGTGGTGTTTGGCCATGTCACGTCCGTCGAGATCGGCGACGTCGCCTCTCCGCTTGTGTACGGGCAGCGGCGCTACCACCGGCTTCTCGAGCGGTGA
- a CDS encoding SDR family NAD(P)-dependent oxidoreductase — protein MSTLPSPSGRLRGQTILVTGTTKGGIGYETARLLGDEGATVLTHARTPDAARSNVESLVVDGNGAGRFVPVAADLSSIAGARALAEAARAAAPGGIHGLVNNAGAGFKDRRLSPDGIEMTMAINHVAVAALTDALLDSLHAGADSLGRPSRIVSMTALIEGRGKVETDWSFPGKYSQTQAYFNAKLANLLWVYAMARRLDGHGITVNAVSPGSVNSGFGAKAGGTFGLVMKLGSPLYGHASKGSAGVIRIMTDPGLATVTGGYHTPSKQKNSSKKSRTEHLQEQVYLQTERTLRAHRDNRQERR, from the coding sequence ATGAGCACGCTCCCCTCCCCCAGCGGCCGTTTGCGCGGCCAAACCATCCTGGTCACCGGCACCACCAAGGGCGGCATCGGTTACGAGACCGCCCGCCTCCTCGGTGACGAAGGCGCCACCGTCCTGACCCACGCCCGGACCCCGGACGCGGCGCGATCCAACGTCGAGAGCCTCGTCGTCGACGGCAACGGCGCGGGCAGATTCGTCCCGGTCGCCGCAGATCTGAGCTCCATTGCCGGCGCGCGAGCGCTCGCCGAGGCCGCTCGCGCTGCAGCGCCGGGGGGCATCCACGGTCTGGTCAACAACGCCGGCGCCGGGTTCAAGGACCGACGGCTATCCCCTGACGGCATCGAGATGACCATGGCCATCAACCACGTCGCGGTCGCCGCCCTGACCGACGCACTCCTGGACTCGCTGCACGCGGGCGCGGACTCGTTGGGACGCCCGTCGCGGATCGTGAGCATGACCGCCTTGATCGAGGGACGCGGGAAGGTCGAGACCGACTGGTCCTTCCCGGGCAAGTACTCCCAAACCCAGGCGTACTTCAACGCGAAGTTGGCCAACCTGCTCTGGGTGTACGCGATGGCGCGTCGACTCGACGGGCACGGCATCACCGTCAACGCCGTCAGCCCCGGCAGTGTGAACAGCGGTTTCGGCGCGAAGGCCGGCGGCACGTTCGGGCTGGTGATGAAGCTGGGTTCACCGCTCTACGGCCACGCCAGCAAGGGCTCCGCCGGGGTCATCCGGATCATGACCGACCCCGGCCTGGCCACCGTCACCGGCGGCTACCACACGCCCTCCAAGCAGAAGAACTCCTCCAAGAAGTCCCGCACCGAGCACCTGCAGGAGCAGGTCTACCTGCAGACCGAACGCACTCTGCGAGCCCACCGCGACAATCGCCAGGAGCGCCGCTGA
- a CDS encoding MFS transporter, with translation MAVVIVAVAVFAVTTTEMTPMGLLPQIANDLHVTDGQAGYSVSLFGVLAGLLAPFTAIVTGRVGRRTLLLIILAVFTLGNALSALSSTYALFMGSRLTCGLIHGLLWSIVASVAIRLVAPRDAVRATAAVFSGISVALVLGVPCGAFIGHAVGWRWTFVVLSCACALTFVVLRLVLPSLPSRQAFTFGELMPLIRSKTVGNVLIITACVVVGNYSAYTYIAPFLSEARGIDARLIGAFLLCYGIAGVAGNFAAAALLTRFRAIRPILTGLSLTVTATLLLLLIPSHSPAWAALGMMIWGASYSALPVALQTLVLRVAGRRHGEATTSLYVLVFNCAIAAGALLGGIAIDRAGPLAPTLVGAVASAASLIGISLVQARGGPDEVACP, from the coding sequence GTGGCCGTCGTCATCGTCGCGGTAGCCGTTTTCGCCGTTACGACGACCGAAATGACACCGATGGGTCTGCTGCCGCAGATCGCGAATGATCTTCACGTCACAGACGGGCAGGCGGGATATAGCGTCAGCCTCTTTGGCGTTCTCGCTGGCCTTTTGGCACCCTTCACCGCGATCGTTACCGGCCGAGTTGGCCGCCGGACACTGCTGCTGATCATCTTGGCCGTGTTTACCCTGGGGAATGCCCTCTCTGCTCTGTCGAGCACCTACGCCCTTTTCATGGGTTCACGCTTGACCTGTGGGTTGATCCACGGCCTTTTGTGGTCCATCGTTGCCAGTGTCGCGATCCGGCTAGTGGCCCCGCGTGATGCGGTACGCGCTACCGCAGCCGTCTTCTCCGGTATCTCGGTCGCCCTTGTGCTTGGTGTCCCGTGCGGCGCTTTCATCGGGCACGCGGTGGGCTGGCGCTGGACCTTTGTGGTCCTGTCATGCGCGTGCGCGCTCACCTTCGTCGTCCTGCGACTCGTACTTCCGTCGCTCCCGTCCCGACAAGCCTTCACCTTCGGCGAACTCATGCCCCTAATACGGTCCAAAACGGTTGGTAACGTCCTAATCATCACCGCCTGCGTTGTCGTCGGCAACTACAGCGCGTACACCTACATTGCACCATTCCTCAGTGAGGCCCGCGGCATTGACGCGCGGCTGATTGGAGCCTTCTTGCTGTGCTACGGGATCGCTGGCGTCGCCGGGAACTTCGCCGCAGCGGCTCTGCTCACCAGGTTTCGTGCGATTCGACCAATCCTGACAGGTCTGTCTCTTACGGTCACGGCAACGCTGCTCCTCCTCCTTATTCCGAGTCACTCCCCCGCGTGGGCCGCCCTCGGGATGATGATCTGGGGGGCGTCGTACTCAGCGCTGCCTGTCGCGTTGCAGACCCTTGTGCTGCGGGTTGCCGGCCGCCGCCACGGCGAGGCCACCACTTCGCTGTACGTCTTGGTGTTTAACTGTGCCATCGCAGCTGGCGCACTACTCGGTGGAATCGCGATTGATCGCGCAGGACCACTAGCGCCTACGCTGGTCGGTGCCGTCGCATCGGCGGCAAGTCTGATCGGGATTTCGCTCGTCCAGGCCCGCGGAGGACCGGACGAGGTTGCTTGCCCTTAG
- a CDS encoding acyl-CoA thioesterase, with the protein MSNPVSTGDHVGMRDGDISLGDFPGRALDKIRYSDTDRQGHVNNAVFATFFETGRVELLHLAQRPVADDGCSFVIAHLGVDFRAEILWPGDVAIGTRVAKVGSSSIRLRQALFQGDRCTATAETVIVHVDTTTKKSRQLSGDAIDYLTGLMGSSDDV; encoded by the coding sequence TTGTCGAACCCGGTGTCGACAGGTGATCATGTCGGGATGCGCGATGGCGACATCAGTCTGGGCGACTTTCCGGGGCGAGCCCTCGACAAGATCCGGTACAGCGACACTGATCGGCAGGGCCACGTCAACAACGCCGTCTTCGCCACCTTCTTCGAGACCGGACGGGTCGAGTTGCTCCATCTTGCTCAGCGCCCAGTGGCAGACGACGGATGTTCTTTCGTCATCGCCCATCTCGGTGTCGACTTTCGGGCCGAAATTCTGTGGCCGGGCGACGTCGCCATCGGTACCCGAGTGGCCAAGGTGGGCTCGAGCTCGATCCGGCTGAGGCAAGCGCTCTTCCAGGGCGACAGGTGCACCGCGACGGCGGAGACCGTCATCGTCCACGTCGACACGACGACGAAGAAGTCCCGCCAATTGTCAGGCGACGCAATCGATTACCTCACGGGCCTCATGGGCTCCTCGGACGACGTCTGA
- a CDS encoding SDR family NAD(P)-dependent oxidoreductase encodes MKFHGKTVLITGATSGIGRETAKLFAQHGAAVIVTGRDDTRGKAVVAEVEELAPENAPARFVAADLNVADDVKRLIQQAGDVDVLVNNAGFWELAPTAQTTEAGLDAMFAVNVKAPFLLTAAFAPAMAGNGGGAIVNVSTMVADRGQAGMAGYGAAKAALESLTRSWAAEYGPQGVRVNAVALGPTMTPAMDPMADMLPTFVAAIPLGRAAQPIEIAHAIAYLSSDDSSFITGAIVPVDGGRQSVL; translated from the coding sequence ATGAAATTCCACGGCAAGACCGTCCTGATCACCGGCGCTACGTCCGGAATCGGTAGGGAGACCGCGAAACTGTTCGCCCAGCATGGCGCCGCGGTGATCGTCACCGGCCGCGACGACACCCGCGGCAAGGCCGTCGTCGCGGAGGTCGAGGAGCTCGCCCCCGAGAACGCCCCCGCCCGGTTCGTCGCCGCCGACCTGAACGTCGCCGACGACGTGAAGCGACTGATTCAGCAGGCCGGGGACGTCGACGTCCTGGTCAACAACGCCGGTTTTTGGGAGCTCGCCCCGACCGCGCAGACCACCGAGGCGGGGTTGGATGCCATGTTCGCGGTCAACGTCAAGGCACCCTTCCTGCTGACCGCAGCCTTTGCCCCGGCGATGGCGGGCAACGGTGGCGGCGCGATCGTCAACGTGTCCACGATGGTCGCCGACCGCGGCCAGGCCGGCATGGCCGGCTACGGTGCCGCCAAGGCAGCCCTGGAATCGCTGACGCGCTCATGGGCTGCGGAATACGGGCCACAGGGCGTGCGCGTCAACGCCGTCGCACTGGGCCCCACCATGACTCCGGCGATGGATCCGATGGCGGACATGCTGCCCACCTTCGTCGCCGCCATTCCGCTGGGACGCGCCGCGCAGCCCATCGAAATCGCCCACGCCATCGCCTATTTGAGCAGTGACGACTCGAGCTTCATCACCGGGGCCATCGTCCCGGTCGACGGGGGCCGCCAATCAGTCTTGTGA
- the asnB gene encoding asparagine synthase (glutamine-hydrolyzing) produces the protein MCGITGWVSYGRDLHPHRPTITAMTQALDRRGPDGAGIYLDTHVALGHRRLAVMDIPGGAQPMITATADGDVALVYSGEAYNFQELRAELASRGHRFHSHCDTEVVLAGYLEWGPAVADRLNGMYAFAIWDGRRDALVMIRDRMGVKPFYYSPTSDGVLFGSEPKAILANPAASHTVTLEGMRELFAFIKTPGHAIWDGMVEVKPGTIVTVDRSGIRSHVYWSLQTAEHTDDQERTVAHVRDLLDDIVRRQLVADVPTCTLLSGGLDSSAMTAIAAAQAAERGKKVRSFSVDFVGLTDNFVPDGLRSTPDTPFVHDVATKARTNHRDIVLSSLEIADPAIRAASIRARDFPSGLGDLDQSLYLLLKEIKRHATVAMTGESADELFGGYRQFFDPHARKGQTFPWLANGHQFFGRAAERPYEQSLLTPAFEAALDLTTYVQDTYLDAVRDIQRLPGESDMEWQMRKISYLHLTRFVRIWLDRKDRISMAFGLEVRVPFCDHRLVEYVYNTPWALKTFDGREKSLLRAAAADVLPLSVINRTKAPFPTPQDPGYAAALRAQCADLLASPNHPVFDLIDAELLRVAVKTEFPQSDQASRRDLERTLDLATWIDLYSPMIVMT, from the coding sequence ATGTGTGGAATAACAGGATGGGTTTCCTACGGACGAGATTTGCATCCGCATCGACCGACCATCACGGCCATGACACAGGCGTTGGATCGCCGGGGCCCCGATGGGGCCGGTATCTACCTCGATACGCACGTCGCCCTCGGCCATCGCCGTCTCGCCGTCATGGACATACCGGGTGGCGCCCAGCCGATGATCACCGCTACAGCCGACGGCGACGTCGCGCTGGTTTACTCCGGTGAGGCCTACAACTTCCAAGAACTTCGCGCCGAGCTAGCGTCACGTGGCCACCGGTTCCATTCACACTGTGACACCGAGGTCGTCTTGGCGGGCTACCTGGAATGGGGTCCCGCCGTCGCAGACCGCTTGAACGGCATGTACGCCTTCGCAATCTGGGATGGCCGACGTGACGCCTTGGTGATGATCCGTGATCGCATGGGCGTCAAACCGTTCTACTACTCCCCGACCTCCGACGGGGTGTTGTTCGGTTCCGAGCCCAAAGCCATTCTCGCCAACCCGGCTGCGTCCCATACCGTCACGCTGGAGGGGATGCGCGAGCTCTTCGCGTTCATCAAGACACCCGGTCACGCCATCTGGGACGGGATGGTCGAAGTAAAGCCGGGAACGATCGTCACCGTTGACCGCAGTGGAATTCGTAGTCATGTGTACTGGTCATTGCAAACCGCCGAGCACACCGATGACCAGGAGCGCACCGTCGCTCACGTGCGCGACCTGCTCGACGACATCGTGCGTAGGCAACTGGTCGCCGACGTGCCGACCTGCACGCTGCTGTCCGGCGGGCTCGATTCCTCGGCGATGACGGCAATCGCGGCTGCACAGGCCGCCGAACGCGGCAAGAAGGTGCGCAGCTTCTCCGTGGACTTCGTCGGGCTGACGGACAACTTCGTTCCGGACGGGCTTCGAAGCACCCCTGACACCCCATTCGTCCACGACGTAGCCACCAAGGCACGTACCAACCACCGGGACATTGTCCTCAGCTCGCTGGAAATTGCTGATCCTGCAATACGGGCCGCGTCGATCCGAGCACGTGACTTCCCTTCAGGCTTGGGAGATCTCGACCAATCCCTATACCTGCTGCTAAAAGAGATCAAACGGCACGCGACGGTCGCAATGACCGGTGAATCCGCAGACGAGTTGTTCGGTGGATACCGACAGTTCTTCGACCCGCACGCACGAAAAGGTCAGACGTTTCCATGGTTGGCGAACGGACATCAATTCTTTGGCCGAGCTGCGGAACGGCCATACGAACAGAGCCTTCTCACGCCGGCGTTCGAAGCGGCCCTCGATCTAACCACCTATGTTCAAGACACCTATCTTGACGCCGTTCGAGACATTCAGCGCCTGCCCGGTGAAAGCGACATGGAGTGGCAGATGCGCAAGATCAGTTATCTCCACCTGACCAGATTTGTACGAATCTGGCTGGACCGCAAAGACCGCATCTCCATGGCATTCGGTTTGGAGGTCCGAGTACCGTTCTGCGATCACCGACTCGTCGAGTACGTCTACAACACACCTTGGGCACTTAAGACTTTCGACGGTCGGGAGAAATCGTTGTTGCGGGCCGCTGCGGCCGACGTGCTGCCGCTGTCGGTCATCAATCGCACTAAGGCGCCATTTCCGACACCGCAGGATCCTGGGTACGCAGCAGCGCTTCGCGCCCAGTGCGCCGATCTGCTGGCGAGTCCGAACCACCCGGTGTTCGACTTGATCGACGCCGAACTACTGCGGGTCGCCGTCAAAACCGAGTTCCCGCAAAGCGATCAGGCATCACGTCGCGATCTAGAACGGACGCTAGATCTAGCGACTTGGATCGACCTCTATAGCCCCATGATCGTCATGACATGA
- a CDS encoding GAF domain-containing protein, whose protein sequence is MNEPKPHATATTAGLVEIGPQLEELATRLGVKSVLVMRSDPDSMVVAATAGEATRHYTVGAAGTKAGQDDSRVPLYCERVVDSDSAVFVEDSRADAEFAGNEDETEFGLSNYLGMPVHDAHGKVVGTVCVLDDHARHYAADEREALARLRTEVESVMASDPTALD, encoded by the coding sequence ATGAACGAGCCGAAGCCACACGCCACAGCCACCACTGCCGGATTGGTTGAGATTGGACCCCAACTGGAGGAGCTGGCCACACGGCTCGGCGTCAAGTCGGTGCTGGTGATGCGCTCCGACCCCGACTCGATGGTGGTCGCCGCCACGGCGGGGGAGGCGACTCGGCACTACACCGTCGGCGCCGCGGGAACGAAGGCAGGACAGGATGATTCGCGCGTGCCGCTGTACTGCGAGCGGGTCGTGGACAGCGACTCGGCGGTCTTCGTGGAGGATTCACGCGCAGACGCCGAATTCGCCGGCAACGAGGACGAAACGGAGTTCGGCCTGAGCAACTACCTGGGCATGCCGGTCCACGACGCCCACGGAAAAGTCGTCGGGACGGTCTGCGTTCTGGACGATCACGCCCGGCACTACGCAGCCGACGAACGCGAGGCGTTGGCCCGGCTGCGCACCGAGGTCGAATCGGTGATGGCAAGCGACCCCACGGCACTCGACTAG
- a CDS encoding NIPSNAP family protein, translating to MFQLRIYTLRSADALRRYADVHWARHLTTFAVFGITTHGVWTEHDADAHRLIAVIQYPPGSDPDEATRRVVASPEFAADMAGFDVSDIVAVETTLLDPTSTTSSPIR from the coding sequence ATGTTTCAACTGCGGATCTACACCCTGCGATCAGCCGACGCATTGCGGCGCTACGCGGACGTGCACTGGGCCCGCCACCTGACCACCTTCGCCGTGTTCGGCATCACGACACACGGGGTGTGGACCGAGCACGACGCGGACGCCCACCGCCTGATCGCCGTGATCCAGTACCCACCCGGCAGCGACCCCGACGAGGCCACCCGCCGCGTCGTGGCCAGCCCGGAGTTCGCCGCGGACATGGCCGGATTCGACGTGTCGGACATCGTCGCGGTGGAAACCACGCTTCTCGACCCCACCTCCACCACGTCTTCTCCAATCCGATAG